gtagccaccttttgcctttaacagctttgcacactcttggcattctctcaaccagcttcatgaggaatgcttttccaacagtcttgaaggagttcccacatatgctgagcacttgttggctgcttttccttcactctgcggttcaactcatcccaaaccatctcaaagtcaggtgattgtggaggccaggtcatctgatgcagcacgccatcactctccttggtcaaatagcccttacacagcctggaggtgtgttgggtcattgtcctgttgaaaaacaaatgatagtcccactaagcccaaaccagatgggattgtgtattgctgcagaatgctgtggtagccatgctggttaagtgtgccttgaattctaaataaacagacagtgtcaccagcaaagcacccccacaccatcacacctcgtcctccatgcatcatggtgggaaccacacatgcagagagcatccattcacctactacTCATCTCAcgaagacatggcggttggaaccaaaaatctcaaatttggactcatcagaccaaaggacagatttccaccagtctaatgtccactgcttgtgtttcttggcccaagcaagtctcatcttcttattggtgtcttttagtaatggtttctttgcagaaattcgaccatgaaggcccgattcacgcagtctcctctgaacagttgatgttgagatgcttCAGATTTTAAGGAAACAGgcacatttatttgggctgcaatctaagATGCAGTTAACTGGATcttgagagtcagtttcatcatagcgcttgatggtttttgagactgcaattaaagaaactttcaatgttcttGGAATTTTCCGGAttggctgaccttcatgtctttaaagtaacgatggactgttgtttctctttgctcatttgatctgttcttgctataatatggacttggtattttaccaaatcttctgtataccacccctaccttgtcacaacacaactgatagtctcaaacgcattaagaaggaaagaaatgtcacaaattaacttttaacaaggcacacctgttatttgaaacgcattccaggtgactacctcatgaagctggttaagagaatgccaagagtgtgcaaagctgtcagagtagctactttgaagaatctcaaatatattttgatttaacacttttttttggtttacttccatatgtattatttaatagttttgttctacaatgtagaaaatagtcaaaataaagagaaacccttgtatgagtaggtgtgttataacttttgactggtactgtatatatatatatatatatatattgttttgatAAACAGGTGAGGCTCAAAACAGAATGGATGAGAAGTATTCCCATCCATTTTCTGACAGAAATGTCCTTTAGGCATTCTCAGAGTTTAATTCTCATCAGAATAAACTCTTGCAAGAGAGACCTGTTAAAGAGACTGAATCCCTAGCCAGTGTTGTATTTCCTGCCATTTCTCTCATTTCTTACTGTTATCCTGTCTTTTGATGTATCTAAAATGCATGTTTTGATATGATTTGAGCTTGATTTGACTTAATTTGCTCAACCTTTTCCAGGACGGCACAGGGATCCCATTGCAGTACTGGGGCGTGTTCGACGGTCATGCAGGCTCAGGGTGTGCCATCATGGCATCTAAACTCCTCCATCGCCtcatcagagacagactgggggaCATCGCCCACCTGCTGGAGAACCCCTCCGTGACACCCCCTATCTGCCTGGCCAAGAACGGCAGCCCCTACCAGCTGGAGGTGAAGAAGGGAGCAAATTCCACCCAGGACCCAGAGGACCCTAATGCCATCACTGACCCCTCCATCCGCTTCCACATGGAGAAGACTGTCAGTCTGGAGAGTCTGATCATGGGCATCATAGAAAACGCCTTCAAACAGATGGTAAGACACAGGCGAACGCTCACGGCATATCACCTTAAATTTGTGAAGTAGTGTTCTACTCGTCTCAGCAAAGCCTGGGCGTCCAAGAGAAAATGTTGGTTTCCAGAATCAAATGCAAAGATTTATTTTTAGGCAGTCTTTTATCTGTCAATAATTGTAAACATTTCATCTTAAGTATAACCTCATCATAGGGCTGCTAACTTCCTTCTATTACCCAATGAGTGAATAACCTTTTGTTTCCGGTTGATTACAGGATGAACTGATAGAGAAGGAGAAGACGTCCTTTACCATCTCTGGTGGGTGTTGTGCCTTGGCTGCCATCCATTTAATGGGGAAGCTCTATGTTGCCAATGCTGGAGACAGCAGGTAGGTCAACTGCAGGTCAAACTCTAATAGCAGCAGATTGATTAATGCCCATAATGACTAATGAATTACAGGCCTACTTGTTGTACATATTCAATGTTTTCAATGCAGAGTTGAATGACTGAAAGAGAGGTTAAAGGAAGTGACAACATGATGCCCATAGCCGTTAATTCAAAGAAAGCTGTTCCCGTTTGTCATGCTCAAATTCTCAAACCGCAGTTCTTATGACCTCTGCTGGCCGCTCTTTGTACGGCAACACCATTCATCATGTACTGTAAACTCCTGGTAGAATATGCCCATAAGCACAGATCTAGGATTGGTATAGTGTTTTCAAATGTtaacctcaaccattaggggggaACAATTTGACTTTAGATCAGTGTCTTGGAGCAATAATCATCCTCTAACATGCTGTGCTGACCCTCTTAACCCAACATTAACTATCCCGAGTGTCCTCCTGATATGGGGTCACATTatggtgtctgtctttgtctTTATACAGTACGTTGTCCCTCCCATATAAAAAAGAATCACTACTCATTCTACTTTGGTTCTTACTCCTGTTTCTACAGAGCCATCATCATCCGTAACAATGAGGTCATCCCCATGTCCAACGAGTTCACACCGGAGTCTGAGAGGCAGCGCCTGCAGTATCTGGTGAGGATGGGGTTAATGCATTTATTTATGTTTTCCTTTtctaaaaagagagaaaaaaaagatagTTCACTCAAATTAAAGTGTCAACCTTTTCCAGACTTCAGAGGTCTGAAAACATCTGACAAACTTTGGTTTGAAAGTGTAATGTCCCTTTAACCAGGTGAGTCCCATCACCACGATATGAATAGCTTTTTCAAGGGTGCCTTGGCCAAGAGGAGGACGCACGGGGGAGGGAGGGTATTGCAATTTAACGTATGATTCAGACAACATCTTTATTCATTGACTGTCTGTTGGTCTAAATTAAGCTGGAGTAGGTGGCTGTGTGGGAGAGTGGTGGAACCCTCAGGGAAGGGAATGAAAAGTACCAAGTTTGTGTTTCACAGTTATATAATGTTCTACTGTCACTTTTCCTACTGCTATGATACTTCCTGTAGGATCTGTTTGTTGCTCCATTTACACTAAAAAgatactttgtcatgtagtgtatgtggacacctgctcgtcgaacatctcattccaaaaatcatcagcattaatatggagttggtctccccccttttgctgctatatcagcctccacttttctgggaaggctttccactagattttggaacaaGGGGTGCGCGATATATCGGTAAGCATATCAGAATCGGCCGATATTAGATAAAAATGCCAACaatcggcccgatgtctagtttaacgccgatgaGTAAAACCAATGTCAAAGCTAACGTGCGTACCTATATAAAGTTAGGTCGAAGACGTAATGACGCCACAAGAAATAtagtgcaacacagcattcctatcctggcccacaatgtctgctgtatggatcgagcagtcaacaagtttgAAAGAGTaaaaacatttcagcgagaccactcaaaggcgaaatccattaaacgccaagataatggaattcattgcccttgataaTCAACCCTTctctgtcgtggatgatgttggcttttgCCCAACTGGTCGAgccccggtacacactaccaagtaggcgctatttttcagatgttgccctaccggagttacacagtattgttgaaactcacatccatgagctacttgctatgggcgtcactgctattagcgtCACGACTGACATATGGGCCAGcgatgtcagccccatgagcattACGAGTGTGACAGCAGTGGGTCGGTGAGGATTTTGTACTGCGGAAAGCCGTATTgcatgctcaagaatgtgctggttctcataccgctgctgccaaTTCAGTGGcattgagaacatgtttgaaacatgAACACTCCCAGCTCCAATCGAACAACTAACTCGAGAAATAAGCTCAGCTgtgtctgcagcagacgtgataccctgtcatggcattgaaatgCCTGCTCAACAAAAATGCCAACACAGACCGTGGGGTTAACTTGGAAAAGTACTCTCCTAGAGGCTGTGaaccaccatgctcgatgcttgGTACAAGAACCGCCACTTCGATGCAGACATGAAACggggtttacgtgaaatgttacagccacagctggacaagatggaaacggacacagtgacagtgccCCCCGAGGAAAAGAGGCCACGGACAGAAAGAGCTGAAACGTCCTGCTTGACacgtatgatgaaatcctggttgagactgaacaaatgaaccATGAagcagcacagcaagtaagtgaaagaaataggttttgattatgggCTCAAgtagcacagcggtctaaggcactgcatctagaagcattactacagacacactggttcaaatccaggctgtatcacaaccggctgtaaatgccaacaaaataacttttcgGTCAGTGTGTGTTTTTACTATTTAACTGTAATAAAATGCTAAAAGGCCGCAAAAATCTTAAATAACGGTTATCGGTATGTCGGTGCATCCCTAGTTGGAACATTGCAGCGGGGACTtgcatccattcagccacaaaagcattagtgagatcgggcacggatgttgggcgattaggcctggctcgcagtcggcattccaattcatcccaaaggtgttcgatgtggttgaggtctcggctctttgcaggccagtcaagctcttccacactgatctcgacaaaccatttctgtatggacctcgctatgtgcatgggggaattgtcatgctgaaacaggaaagggccttccccaaactgttgccacaaagttggaagcacagaatcatctacaatgtcattgtatgctccaacgttaagatttcccttcactggaactaaggggcctagcccgaaccatgaaaaacagccccagaccattatttcccctccaccaaactttacagttgcacTACGCATTTGGGCGGGGGCGGcgggatagcctagtggttagagcgttggactagtaactgaaaggttgcaagttcatatccccaagctgacaaggcacaggtctgtcgttctgcccctgaacaggcagttaacccactgtttctaggccgtcattgaaaataagaatttgttcttttatctttatttaactaggcaagtcagttaagaacaaattcttattttcaatgacagcctaggaacagtgggttacctgcctgttcaggggcagaacaacagatttgtaccttgtcagctcggggacttgAAATTGGAACCTTCTGGTTActattccaacgctctaaccactaggctaccctgccaccccttaactgacttgcctagttaaataaaggtaaaataaaaaagatagcgttctcctggcatccgccaaactcagCTTTGTCCATCCAGATCCATCActtcagagaacgcatttccactgctccagagtccaatgacagCGCGCTTTACAAccagaggacagacgatttttatgcgcttcagcacttgaCAGTCCTGTTCTGTGACAGTGTGGCCTAAAACTTTGTggttgagccattgttgctcctatatGTTTCCACTTcagaataacagcacttacagttgaccagggcagctcaaGCAGGGCATACatgtgacgaactgacttgttggaaaggtggcatcctaggacagtgccacattgaaagtcactgagctcttcagtaagaccattctactgccaatggcAATCTTAATTTTAAACCAAGTACGTTAATACATCCAGTGGAATTCCAACCACTTATCACAATTAACCCACAGTGCATTAAATctaccattctactgccaatgtttgtctatggagattgcatgcatgctcgattttatacatctgtcagcaacgggtgaggCTGAAATgaacaaatccactcatttgaagtgaTATCCATATATGTTTGTGTACATATAGTGTACGATTCGTAAGAGCCATTTCATCACAAGTCAATTTGACACGACAGTTTGAACACGCATATAGTTTTGGCAACGTTCGCTCTGCTCTGTGTCCCTGCAGGGCTTCCTGAGACCGGAGCTGCTGGGGAATGAGTTCACACACTTGGAGTTCCCTCGCAGGATCCAGCACAAGGAGCTGGACAAGAAGATGCTCTTCAGGGACCACACAATGAACGGCTGGTAAGTTACAGCTATTGTCGAACAACACAGGGTTGAATTTGTTACCCTTGTTGTTGCCCTATAAAATTTGTTGCCCTATAAAATCCTCTGACCGTGTACAGGATCAAGAGGTAAAAAAGAAGTAGGCCATATacttcttgaagaatataatcaCTAATCCCTAACCCGTGATCCTGTTGGTTTGTTGCAGGGCTTACAAGACCATCATAGAAGACGACCTCAAGTTCCCACTTATATATGGAGAGGGTAAAAAGGTGAAGGGCTTTGTCATGTTTATGGACTGGGTACTggtggacatcagaacagcacaGTATATATGCATGGCCATAGACAGGGCCACGGTAGTTTGTTAAGAACCACATTACCACCTGACCGGGTAAAACCCTGCCCAAGTCATGGGACATTTTGATAtgcacagtacagtagaccttGGTCTTCAAAGAAAATGTAGATTTACTGTTGTCCACCTGCCCTAATCATATGTTACCCCTGACAGGAAGAAACAATTGTGTATGCTTAGCTGTTAGTTACCAACAGGACAGATATAGCAAGATAATAACTTTTAGTTATTCATTCCGCTGTATATGTGGGAGGACTTCTCCTGCAAATTCATGGTTGTTGCTGAACTCTCCCAGTCTTTCGCTGTGTGGTAAAAGAGACACACTGAGAACATTATTTTCCCACGCAGAAAAGTACTCCTGAGTCACTAATCCCCCCTAAGTGGATTTTCCGAGAATCAAGGAACACCCACAGGCACTAACCCAGATCACTCACGGTGTTTGTGTTGTGCGTAGGCCCGTGTCATGGCCACCATTGGGGTAACACGTGGCCTAGGGGATCATGACCTGAAGGTGTACAACTCCAACATCTACATCAAACCCTTTCTCTCCTGCTGCCCAGAGGTGAGTAAGAAGTCAGGCTGTCTGTGTCTAGAACCATGTATCATACACCATATGTAAGATTATGGCTCGTCTAGAAGCATCTCAGTGTGTTCCAAAGCTTGGAGGACATCTAATAACACATTTTACTTTATTTTGGCTCATCAGTGAACACATTGTCCAATATTTTATTGAATATCCCTCCCATGTCGCTCCTCCCTCCCATGTCGCTCCTCCCATGTCGCTCCTCCCATgtcgctcctccctccctcccatgtcgctcctccctccctccctcccatgtcGCTCCTACAGGTGATTGTGTACGACATGTCTGAGTTCAAGCATGGCCCGAATGACGTGCTGGTGATGGGTACAGATGGGCTGTGGGACGTGACCACAGACAGGGAGGTAGCAGACGCAGTCTCAGGCTTCCTGTCCTGCTGCGAGCCCACTGATCCTGTGAGGTATGTACTGTAATCTCTAGTCTACACAGTCCAGTATATGTTCATGCTGCTTTGTCTATAATCTAAAAACAGTATACAGCAATGTTGCTTTGGCAGCTTGCATGCATCAAATCTATTAATTACATTTATGATGAACAAGATTTTGCAAGCCGGCAAGGTACACTCAATTTGTAAGAATCAACCGCTTATCAAAAAATGTGTAAGATAAATATTCCTATCCTTGCAATGTACTTCCCTTTCGAGAGCCATTGAACTATGCACTGATTCAGGGGTGTCTGAAGAACCACAGAGATGAACAGACCAGAGCCAAAGAATGTCAGGGCAATGGGGCATTCAACTAATATAGGCGTATAAAGACCAGGTAAAACCTGAACATGAGGACTAAGTCATATCTGGACTAGGCCAACATGTCAATGGAGGGTCCACATTCAGAAACCAACCAAATG
This genomic window from Oncorhynchus nerka isolate Pitt River linkage group LG2, Oner_Uvic_2.0, whole genome shotgun sequence contains:
- the ppm1j gene encoding protein phosphatase 1H — encoded protein: MISKVKNAMSTLVGGMMPHGHNQHHGSGNVHHQNCNQDGLPPRFPYGRPEFLDLTPELLQYSTEHASRPVLTLKRDSRLPWRTGYAETINAGKSMLNEDQASCELLYVKKLSNKKQRNSTLLDDNGDGTGIPLQYWGVFDGHAGSGCAIMASKLLHRLIRDRLGDIAHLLENPSVTPPICLAKNGSPYQLEVKKGANSTQDPEDPNAITDPSIRFHMEKTVSLESLIMGIIENAFKQMDELIEKEKTSFTISGGCCALAAIHLMGKLYVANAGDSRAIIIRNNEVIPMSNEFTPESERQRLQYLGFLRPELLGNEFTHLEFPRRIQHKELDKKMLFRDHTMNGWAYKTIIEDDLKFPLIYGEGKKARVMATIGVTRGLGDHDLKVYNSNIYIKPFLSCCPEVIVYDMSEFKHGPNDVLVMGTDGLWDVTTDREVADAVSGFLSCCEPTDPVRYTLAAQDLLMRSRGVLKERGWRLPNERLGSGDDITCYVIPLAGPVGPETET